One Coffea eugenioides isolate CCC68of unplaced genomic scaffold, Ceug_1.0 ScVebR1_881;HRSCAF=1635, whole genome shotgun sequence genomic window, catatTTGAAGACTATTGGTTACGAAGTGTTTGTCggttgttacaaaatagttattgggAAGTTACAGTATGTTCAAAaattgttacaaaatagttatttggGAAGGTATAGTTTGCAAATTAGTACAGAACTCCATATTCGTAAACTGTTAGTTACGAAGTGTTTGTAGGTTGCTACAAAATAGTTATTAGAAAGTTAAATGTTATTGAAAGTTGTTACAAAATACTTCATTGGGAAGTTAGAATGTGAAAACTAATACAAAACTCCATGTTTGATGATTACATGTTACAGTGTGATTGTaggttgttacaaaatagttattgggAAGTTATAGTGTgtttgaaaattaatacaaaactgTTTGAAGAGTGTTAGTTACAGTGTGTTTGAAGGgcgttacaaaatagttattgggACAGTTAcagtgagtttgaaaattaATCGATTGATGTTTCTAGACTGTTAGTTACATTGTGTTTGAATACTGTTACAAAATGCTTTACAATTTGTTACACAACAACAGATAAATTGTATGTGAAATGCatgttctttattttttaggaGGTCCTGACGTTGAGATGAAGCACAAGTCTACACGTGCAACAAAGAAGAGCATCGTTCTGCGGTCAGCGGAGTTCATTCTACCTGCACCTGTGACAGTAAGCATGTACGATAAAAATGTGGTTGCATATGCATGGGACCCCAACAAAAATCCCAAGTAAGATTCTTGACAAAACTATTAATTCGATCTTGTGAGCCATTTTCTTCGATAAGTACGCATGTGGTTCATTGTAAGATGGCCCAGGAAAATAGTATGAAAATGGATGAGAATTGACTTCATTATTACATGTCCGTTTTTTGGAGTACgattattttttattagtaaATCGTTCAATTGTGGCTCGGATTTGATAGGGACATACTTATTCAAATGTTTCAATTCTCACTGACACGGCTTGACTTGAAGACACTCGAAAATGACATGCATGTATCGAATCGGGTCAGTAGTTTATTatgtttattaaaaaaatttgagcGTCAATTTATTGATTGATTAGTGATACGTAAACGCAATTGTAACAGTCAATTACATGTTTTGGAAACCATTAGATATTGATTAGGTGGTTGACATGTTTGCCCTTCTCATGAATTGGGGTGGAAAAACTACCAAAAGTATGAAGTTTGAACGCTACATCGTTGAACCTCTAGCAGTTGTGAGTTTGAAATTTGGACTGTATCCTATTATGTGCTAAATTTTGTCAGCATCATATCTAAATTGGTATTACGAGCCAACGCACTATTACTGATGTCTTTTACACTGCTCATACTCGTCCATGTTATTGGTTGCAGGAAGGAAttttaaaaatggaaaaattcaaTAAGCTGTCTGATGCCAGCTTATCTGCCAGCTTATCTGAAGGGTAATAGcacaaacaagagaagaggaaaggttAATCCAATATTAACTAGTTGTATTATCACTAGTTGTAACATCGGGGAATATCTAGTTGGAATATTATTCAGTTTTAAATACAGCAGACGAAAAGCTGCTGATTGCAAATTCATTGGTTATAATGAATTGTAACACACACCTAACTGGTTGTAACACAATCCGTACATAGTGAAACGTACAGGTCACTGATGTGTAACTCTTTATACACGTGACTCTAAATATTGGTGCACAGGTCATTTCATTACAAAATCTGCATAATTTGTTTTATTGTCTGAACAGATTTGACATAGTTCAATGGAATACATCGAACTCTACAGTTTCTACTGCCATGACAAAATTGTTTGGCCTGGAATGCGTTGTCTAGGCATATTTTAGCACATTGTGAGGGTCCTGCGCACTGTAAAAGGGCGTGGTTGCAGTATTATATCCCAGTTAGAGAAAAATTTTTTCGTTTTATTCTTCACACTTTCCATTTTATTCTACTGAAGGGTAACAATGAACCCGTGCCTGAAATTTGTTATTAGTATTCTTCAATCCTCCTCTAACTTCAATTGCAGTGTCATCAATAGAGGGTTCACACAGAAATCAAATTCTTGGGTGCCAAAGAACAGCCAGTAGATTGCATGATGTTCAGGAAGATCTCGCTAATTTAATGAAATGTTCGAGAAGATCTCGCTACATCAATTGTTTTGGGGTTCAAATCGGCCATCTCTATGTTCTTATTAGATACTTACTAAAGTGTCTAAGAAATTTTATGTGTTGGGGGGAGGACTTATTGTTTGTACCGAGGGCAATAGCACAtacaagaaaagaggaaatGTTCGTCGGATATTAACTAGTTGTAGTATCACTAGTTGTAATATCAGGGAATTTCTAATTataatatcactagttttaactAGATATCCGAAAAACTGTCAattgcaaattcattagttGTAATGATTTGTAAAATATACATAACTGGTTGTAACTCAAAATGTACATCGCGTAATCAAAATTTGTTGtattttaaatattagttaCCCTATTTTCAAATTAGTTCCAACGAAATATCATGTTCTTCTACGAAACTGTTACTTATTATGTGGTCAATGGGAACCAAGCCGAGCCATCAATTGTAACTTCATTTCTATACTGAAGGAGTAATACCTACTGATATAAGCTTGTGATACTATCCGTAATACTCATCCTTGTAATACAAAGATCCTCGTACATCAATGGTGCCTGTACAACCTCGTCAATAAGTTGTAACAGATTATTAATTGCTTGTAACATACATATGCAGAATTTTCAGGTTGGAACAGCCACTTAATGTCTCGTTCAAAAAGTATAGTTACACATCATTCATCAATCTCATTCTCGGGAGAGGCCACATCAACGCGTAGTTGCAATCCCTGAGTGTTATTTCCTCCCTGAAATGCGAAACGATGGCAAATCAGCAAATATTATTAATGAAACATACAATTAATGATATACGATatccaagtctccaattaaCAATATTACATAAACATGTGCTTTAATGATAAAAGTTTGTCACCTGCGGTGATGGTGCAAATACATGATATGCATCAACATCACAGTGTGTTGAAATTGCCGCACGCTCCTCTTACATTACGTAGTATAAGTAATTGGCTGTCCACAAATCATTACCAGTGCCTATATTGCTCACTTATAACGTTAAATTAGACTAGACATTATAACAAAAATGATATATCAGACCATTAAAATATCTCTGACGGCGTTATGGttgaaaaaaatagataatCTGGGATGCATCCATTCTGTAGGGACACTTGCAGGAGGCCCCTGATTAGTCAAACGGTGGAGGTTcgcataataaaaaataatatgttATTAAAGCGAACAGACGTTAACTACATAATTTGCATGATTTGACAACGTTCGGGTGCCCACAattacaattaaagaaaaaaagatagatCTAATACACGAATAAGAAGGTCTTTATTTTAACTACTAAATATATGCATACCGTTTCACTTTCATCGATATCAGGAGCAACAGCGTTTGGAGGGCCATTCACTGTCTGACTCATTGAATGGGTCTACGAGTTTCGTATGGGCCAATTCATTGTATAAGACAAATAAAATAGGTATATCAGAAGGGATGACGGCCATAACAACATTATCACACAATGTAACATCAATGTAACTATTTATGCTGTTAGAAACATCTAAATAAAAGCAACAGTCATGTTCATTTTATACTAATCGAAACAGAATCAGTAGATGAACAGCATCCCATAAACATGTATTCCTCAAATGAAACAGATGTCGGCTCCGATTCTGAGACCTACAGTATTGACACGGCAATAATATTATTTCATAATTAATGGTACCTAAACTTTAGTTAATAGTATAACGATAACTTAGTTTTAGCATAAATGTTCCCCTAGtaccaaaatttgatccataccGTAGTCTGTGTAGTCCTTGACAGtctagattttctttttactctGTCAAATTTATCAACCCAACTTCGCATCATTCTAATTTTCTTCCCACCACCTCATTTTTTAATGCCTCTTGCGACTACTGCCTCCCTCATTTCATttacaatttcaattttatcctatTTCTCGACATtcagatttttttgattttgcaaaGGTTGCTCTTCGCTTTCTGAGAGGAAGAGTTCAACTCTCTTTGCCAAATCGGATGTGACAGTGATTGCTATTTTACTGGTGTCCTCCGACATTGCTGTTCGAGTTGCGACCTTAATCATGGCTGGAGCGAGCTCCCGATAACTAGTTGAAATGATTGCTTTTGGATCAGCTATAATTTCCCGTCCTTACCGATCAAAACAGTCTCCAGCTCGAGCTCTTCTTGTCCATCGTCTCTTAACGTATTCAAAAGGAATTGTCTTTATGCCTACGGTATCAAACACCTTCAATGAGTGTCCACACAAAATTCCTTCATTCTCGTATTTTTTGCAACTACAATGTACACTTAGATCATTCCGATTGAATACCACTATTCTTTCACATCCTCCATCATATCTCATGACCGCAAACTCTACAAACATCCCTGCATCTTGTTGTCTCAATATAACCATAGCTGTTGACTCGCCATATTCATTTTGGAATGCAACAAATACGATGGGTGAATACGTCTCTGCTGCATGTACAAGCACAGGTGTTTGTCTCAACCCAACCATAGGGAGCTTTTGCCTCATTTCATAATCTGCGATGAGTTCATTATGTCTCTTATCATCAATCACTCGATTGAAATGTCTAAAGAACTGCACAAGATCATGATccagtttcaaatgatttttaattGCTACATTTAGGCTTTCGCTAAATTGGGTGCTTTGCATTCCCGCGGTCTATCTTTCTTTCATCATACACCTTGCCCACTCATCACGAATTCGATACAACTCGAAAAGCCATTTATTATTTTCAAGATTGTATTTTTTCACCATCGCCTCCCACACCCTATTGAACTGTTCCACTTCTTCAAACTCATACATGCAGGCACCAAACATGTATGGAATATCACTATTTTTCTTGTAATGATTGCCAAGATGTTTCATAAAATTACGCCTTATGTGAAACGTACATAGATCGTGAAATGTTTCTGGCATGACAACTGAAAGAGCGGCTGCCATGGCGTGATCTTGATCGGTTAATATGGTATTTGGACGCTTTCCGCACATTACTTCTAGAAATGTACCAAATACCTATTTGAAAGAATCTATAGTCTCATCACACATAAGGGCAGCACCGAATATCACAATTCGCCTATGTTGGTTAAAACCCACAAACACTCCAAGTGGGAGgtattctttatttattttgtaggTTGTGTCGAATGTGACTACGTCTCCAAAAAAGTTGtaatcaattaacattcctACATCAGGCCAAAAGATATTAGTTATCTGCCCTTCACAATTCAGCTGTACGGCATGAAAAAAGGATGGATTCTAGAGTGTTTGCTCTTGAAAATAATTCAGCATGCTACCTGCTTCTCTATATTTCAAACTCCTTTCCCATCGAGTAAGAAGATATCGTTTCAGGTCTTCCCGAGTATATCCCACATTTTTCATCCCACCTGCCTCCTTTCCCATAAGCTCATGGCTCTGTTTCAATGAAATCCCAGCATCCTCGCTTGTTTCAACTTGGAATCCTTGAGCCTCACTCACTTTTCTTTGTAATGGCATCATGTGCGAACATTAAGCAATGTGCAACTCATGGTTATGTTCTAAGATAAGGTCATGTACACGGTACTTCATTATCTCTCTAAGCAACACAATAACCATTTTAGTTCCACACCCTGTTTTCGTCGGCGCTCGTGTCCTTTTTGGCATCACATCACCTTCGTACTTGCGTTTTACACCTTCCTTGCAGTAACTATATCTCCTAGACGTCGTCACACCGTCTTTGTCTTTATTTAGATAGTCTTTGCATACATTAAAATCCGTTTTAAAGGCATAGTTGTTGTAAAACTTGTGCGCATCCTCTTCACTATTGAACTCCATTTCTAATTCAGGGGTCCTATCTTCTACCAATTTGTTACAATCCATTACTTCTGCTCCTACTAATTATGCATCAAACACCTTAATTTGCAGCAGTTTATGAATGGTATGTACATAAACGAcaacataaatgtatattaccaTTCATAATGTGTTATGTTACACACATTATTCGTATACCAAATCCTATTATTACGTTCATcgatatgattaatattgtacAAATACTCGTACACCAAATCCTATTATACTCTAAGACAACGATATTATGTATGTACAAATACAACTCCGTGTACAATAAGTTATACATATTGTAATGTGTTGGTCACATGTTGTAAGTATATTTTAACTGTATGTACATCCACTCGGATGATTATATTTAGGTTCTAGGTACTTTGTTCACTGGACCTTATGTCATTCGTCAATGACAACCGCCTAAGCCAACTCCGTATTTTTTACTATTTCTATATTTTGAGGGCCAAATAAGCATTTTCTactcattgtaatatatttATTACATCATGTAATTTACTTACAACACCAGGTACACCCATTTATTATTCACATAGGTCGGTCTTTTCCTCTGTTTTACCTCATTTAATTCTGCACCTCCATTATATACACACTGCATGGTCAGGAGAGAAGGGCAAACTAAGATTGTGTCATGAGTATGGACCAACTATTAGATGCACAATGATTCATATCAATTGTAATACAGTACCTATAACCTGTAACTAATTTACAACAGGATGTACATTCGTTCACTTGTTAAATGTGACTTTATTTCTCTCATCTTTCACTAATTCCGCTTGATTTCAATACATACCCCTGGGTCTTCCGATGACTACTATCCCATTATAGTTCATCACTGAAAAGCTAAAtgctcacacacacacacacagatacGGTACAATTTTACTATTCTTCTATCATCTTCATATGATGTCTTCAGTGAATCTAATTTCATCTTTCATTTAACAGATGTGCATTTGGATGACAAATAATTGGCCACAGTTAGTTATATGGTTCAGTCACGTTACCTTCGTCTGCTAATACACTCTACATTTCACCAAATTCAGAGAGTGCAGCTGCTTCTGCTATTAAGTTGAAGGACAGAATCTGGTGTTTTATGACATGTTGAATTTCCTCTGTTTGCTTCTACCTTCCTGCAAGCCTTGTAAGCATTTAAAATGGATACAACATTTGCTGACCCAGTCACCAAAGTCTCTTCTCAGTTTCTCGGTAACACTCTCGGACGGAAATTGTGTCGAGTTTTctgagaaaagaaaactaagatAAGAGTTTTCTGTCAACTCCCTATCTTCAGACGGAGCACGCCAAGCCTCTTCCTTCAGCTCTCTGAATTTTGTGCTACAGTTTTCTAAGAAAGAAAACTGAGATACGAGGTTTctgaaaaaagaaaactgaGCTCCCTATCTTCAGACGGAGTACGCCAAGCCTCTTCCCTCAATTTCGTTTTGTGCGgctaattcaaaatttcaatttgcttttcaaaatttcaactctaCCGTTTGCTCCGTCTGATTCCGTTTGGAAGcccaaattttttaatttggaACGGCGTCGTTTTTGCCCCTTCTTAAGCCTTCGTGACGTGGATCATTTTTCTCCTCATGTTTTTGCTTGTGAGAGgaccgttcaggagcggtcGGCCTGACGACCGCTCCTGCCCCGTATCCCTACACTACACTACACTGTAGTGTGACCTATGTTTTCAGACTCAGATCGAAAATCGACTCGGGCGAGCTCAGGGATCAGCTGCCAATGGGTTCGATCGGAGTCGATAaggggtcgaaccggatgacgtcatatatatatattcctgcaaatcaaatttacaaaatataaCCAAAGAACTCAATCATCTAAATTTATATCCAATTCACCAAACAATTCACCAAATTCAtccaaactcacaaaatttataGGGTTGataacaaaaaagccccctgtggtatatctaatacacaaaaaagcctcccgtggtttcaaaacatacaaaatgaCACGTTATgatttgaactaaattgtaaactaacagaattcgttaaatttaacCTTCTTTAGTCTTTCCATATGAAGATTTCAGTCAAACATCCACTCATTATGGACAGAATCTTATCTTCAGTTCTTGGATAGGGTCCGATGTAGGTTATTTCAAACCGTCTTGAAAAGGATAGGACACTGTTTTCTGGAGATAATGATATCCTACTAACTTGTGGCTTTTGACGCAATTAGAtgcactaatttttttttccccacttTTTTTCAGATGCATCCCTAACTGTTATCTGTCATCTGTCACATACAGAATTTGAACCTGACGGCTGAGAGATTAGATGCACTAATTTATCTAGCGATGAATGAAAAGCACTTACTCGACAAATGTTCTGTTCGGTAACAAGATAAAAAGTCAAGGAAGGTTAGGAAAGGAACGTACGTACGTTTTCTTTATCTTTATTATTCTCGATAGAagattccttcatgacaattaTGATTTCATATCTGTGTCATTTTTCCTAGTTACAAGTAAGCgagtaaatttaatttgatgAAGGTTCAATCTTGAATTTGAGTACTTAATTTGTCAAAAGAATTAATGATAAGTTATATTACACTTTTGTATCATTAATGTCAAAAGAATTAATGTTAAAGATGGAACATCAATAGACAAAGTCATCTTGAAGAATTGTAACGcaaaaaaatttggccaaacGACAAAAGTAGGTGATCAGTAAAGGGTAGGTGACACGGTTGAATGAATGGGAAACCAAAACTACGAACACATTCACATCATGCCCCAAGCTAtaatattaagaaaaaaaaaactggcgTTTTTGAATCTTGACTTGTAAAACCTTCACTGACTATACTCAAATTTAGAGGCGTGAAAATGTTGACTCGAACGAGTTTGAAAGGGTCACAATTGAATAATAATTGACAGAATAAGTTCAATTTTTAGACAGTATACAACTGTGCACGACAAGATCAACCGTGTTTAAAAAGCTTAGTAATAATTGAGCATAACAGATCGAGTAGTTAAAGAATCTCTATTCTGATTTCAAAAGATTCTCTATTCTTTTTTATTGGTCGGAAGGATTATGATAGCCTCATCTGTCAAAACAATCAAAAATTTAAATGGTGTTAAGGTATAACAGTGAGCTCTAAATTTTCTATAGTTACACTTTCGAGTGAATTGACCAGTTACACGACCACGTTCCACTTGAGGAGCTTAATTAGAaccaaaactacaaatcttgAGAAGCTGCCGgataaacccaaaaaaaaaaaaaaaatctataataTCTTTAATATAATTATTGATCAACCTGGACTCAATTTTGTCATGATCCAGATTGCAAAGCTACATGAGACCCATGTGAAATTGTTAAGTAGTAATACGAAATTCCAATTCAGAAGTTCATCGAAGAAGAATGaaattttttcaaagaaaaatgatgacgactttttttttttttttttataaccatggctccgtttggattaactgtttttgaagatgtttttttaaaaattttactgtaactgtGTATATAAAAAAACTTTTCAtgtaattaaaatttcaaaattggTGTCTCAATTTTATCAACAAAAGAATCATTGACAAAAAATCAAGATTGTGCTGGTCTACACATTGTACCAATTATTACTAGATCATTTATGACATCAAATGTTGTATTTCGTGTTGCACATTTTAACTAAATCTATAGAAATGCAAAAGAAGGATCATTACAGCTTAAACTCATGTCTTAATCAGTGTTCACATGTACGCAAATGCCTTGAACAAAGATATGTCATGCATTTGATTGCCCATAGAAGGCAAAAGAGATACCAAAAAGGTATTGAATTACTGGCAGCAAAATGTACTTTTAAGACCGAAATATTGCCTAATCTCAAACAACAAAAACGAAACAAGTTCTAGTacttattttcctttttatcaTAAACTTAAATTGTTCGTTctcctttctttttaatctcCTAAACTCACAAACTAAGCCTTATATATTTGAGATacaattagattttttttttttttagaaatctGTCCTtagaatttataatttactCTTTAGCACAAACAGCAATAATTAGATTCGAGAACCATGCGAAGATGATGGGgtgtgtttttaaaatttttttttttttaaaaaaaagggttgTGAGTAATTTCCTTCTGATTGAACCGCTTTTGACAAAGGTTACCAATTCAGTTGAAGTTCAATTTAGTAGAACCGTATGCTACTTGTTAAGAGTCCAATTCTAACTCTTATATTGGCTCACAGTAATAATGGAAGAGTTcttgatatatatttttttctcttgttGATGATTGTCTATAATTCTTTTCCTTTATAATAAGAACAGTCAATATAGCCAATTGCGTGGCAATTTTTACGAAAAATTCCACACAGCATACCATTCAATGCGGAAGACCACAAACGCTGTCGACTGCACTCCATTTTAAGTGCGAGTCTTTCAATCAGGGGCGGGCGCTTACATTTCATCTATCTTATCTTAATTGCGGTCTTTCATGGTAATAGAGCATCGATGGATGTTGTATGCAGCGGATTTGTTCTTCTCATGATACTGCCTATCGCACCAGTAGCAATAGCAGGAGCAGCAAAGGAGTCTGCTGTGAATTTATTGGAAGCTGAAGCACTGCGCAAGAGTGGCTGGTGGGGAGACAATACTACTGCAACAAACGTCTCTGCCTACTGCCAGTGGCCTGGTATCATTTGCAACGATGCTGGTAGTGTTACCGACATACTACTTCCAAACTACGGAACTCTAGATGAGTTGACAAATTTCAGCTTCTCTTCTTTTCGGAACCTGGTTAGACTAGATCTCAGTGGAAATGAACTTTACGGAGTCATCCCACAACAAATAGGTGCACTCTCCAAACTCATCTATCTCAATTTGTCTTCCAACCATCTTCGAGGTGAGCTTCCTTCTTCTCTGATAAACCTCACACATCTCGCACAACTCGATGTTTCTGTCAACTGGATTGACAGCTTAATTCCTCCGGGTATTGGAAACTTGACGAGCTTGGTTGCTCTAGATTTGAGCCACAATTATTTTGAGGGTTCCATCCCTCCAACTCTTGGACAATTGTCCAATCTAAACTCCCTTGACCTCAGTAATAATATCCTCAAAGGAACAATTCCCTCAGCTCTTTGTCGTTTGACAAATCTTTCCCAGTTAGACATTAGCTTCAACTACAATGTTGGAGGATCTCTCCCAGAAGAAATAGGACAGTTAAAGAGTTTAATAGAGTTAAAATTGAGTAGCAATCAATTTTATGGTAGCATCCCTCCCACTCTCGGTCACTTGTCCAAATTAACCTCCCTCGATCTCAGGGGCAATGAACTTTACGGAGCCATCCCACATCAAATAGGTGCACTATCCAAACTCACCTATCTCATTTTGTCTTCCAATAAACTTGAAGGTGAGCTCCCGTCTTCTCTGGGAAACTTGACACAACTAGCACAACTCGATGTTTCTTCGAACTGGATTGAAAGCTTAATTCCTCCAGGTATCGGAAACTTGACAAATTTGGTTACTCTAGACTTGGGCCAGAATTCTTTTGGGGGTCCCATCCCTCCAACTCTTGGCCAATTGTCTAACCTTGACTCCCTTGACCTCAGCAATAACCACCTCAATGGGACAATTCCTTTAGCTCTTTTTAATTTGACAAATCTTTTCCGACTATACATACACTCGAATCCCGCAATGGGAGGAGTTCTCCCAGAAGAAATAGGAAATTTGAAGAGTTTAGTTGAATTAGACTTGAGTAACAGTAGATTTTCTTGCAGCATCCCTCCAACTCTTGGCCAATTGTCCAACCTTGACTCCCTTGACCTCAGCAATAACCATTTCAATGGGACAATTCCGTCAGCTCTTTTTAATTTGACAAATCTTTCCCGACTATACATTCACTCAAATCCCTCAATGGGAGGATTTCTCCCAAAAGAAATAGGAAATTTGAAGAGTTTATTTGAATTAGACTTCAGTGACCTTCATCTTTCAGGTGCCCTTCCTTCAGCCCTTTGCGGCCTAACCAAACTAGCATTTCTTTCAGGTGCTGAGAATCAAATTTATGGTTCCATTCCCTCTGAAAtaggaaatttgaaaaatttggaataTCTTTTCCTTGGGTCCAACTGGCTAACTGGTCAAATTCCTCCGACCCTTGGCAATCTGTCTGCTCTAGTTAATTTGAACCTCTCTTCTAACCAAATAAGTGGTTCCATACCTCTTGGACTTGTCAATTTGCCTTCTCCAGCAATTCTAGATCTTTCCTCAAACCAACTTACAGGCCCAATTCCTACCCAATTTGGGGATGACATTCTTAAATCGGAGTGGTACCTTTGGACCTTGAATCTTTCCCACAATATTCTCTCTGGCACTGTCCCCTCCTCTCTTCTGCGACTGGGCAACGTCGACCTGTCCAATAATGCTTTGGAAGGTGAACTTCCGTGCGAGCTTGTCATTGAGTTTGGTTTAGAAAGATTTGCCGGCAATCCAGACTTGCGTCACGATTCCACTCTTTGTGGAGTATCTCCTTCTGTTATGGGAAATCACACTCCTGTTGTTGTGGGAAATCATAGACATCGCACCCTATACTACATCATAGGTCTTGGCGTAACCTTGTTGGTGTTCGCAATAACTGGCAGATTAGTAATTTATATCCGCTGCTTCAAGAAAGTTAAAGTCGAGCTCATGGACAATAAACATGGAGACATTTTCAGAATATGGAACTATGATGGACATATGGCTTACAAAGACATAATTAAAGCAACCAACGATTTTGATGTCTGTTATTGCATCGGGACAGGGGGGTATGGCTCTGTATACAGAGCACGGTTGCCAAGTGGGAAAGTAGTGGCTTTGAAAAAGCTTCACCGTCTGGAAGGCGAGAATCCAAATTTTGACAAGAGCTTTAGGAATGAAGCCGACATGCTTTCTAAAATCAGGCACAGGAACATTGTAAAGCTCTTCGGATTCTGTCTGCACAAGCGATGCATGTTTCTGATTTATGAGTATATGGACAGAGGAAGCTTGTTTTGTATCTTGAGAGATGAAACTGAAGCTGTGGAGCTGGATTGGATTAAAAGAGTGAATTTGATCAAGGGCATTGCCGGTGCATTGTCCTACTTGCATCATCATTGTGATCCGCCAATCATTCACAGGGATGTATCAAGCAACAACATTCTTTTGAATTCACAGCTCGAAGCAACTCTTTCTGACTTTGGAACAGCGAGGATTTTGGAACTTGATTCATCAAATCAAACGGTCATTGCAGGCACCTTTGGTTACATGGCACCAGGTAGGTTACCTTGCTATCCTAGATCACTTTCTTCTTTTCACCAACTTGTTTTTCATATGCACATATTAGGCTTAACTTTCAAGgacagaaaagagaaaaaaatcctACCAACTGAAACgattattttctttggaatagcAAGTCTAGAGTTGTCCCAGTTGAGATTAACTTCATTTTTATCCAAATATATACTTGTCAATGCAGAGCTAGCCTATACCATGGTGGTCACTGAAAAGTCAGATGTGTATAGCTTTGGCGTTGTGGTGCTGGAAACGCTGTTTGGAGAGCATCCACGAGAATTCCTTTCTTGCATATCATCACAACCCAATGAACCAATAATGCTGAAGGATCTTCTAGATGCCCGTCTACTCCCTCCGACTAACCCTTTTGTGGTTCGAAATGTGGTTCTCGCAACAGCGTTAGCCCTGGATTGCATCAACGCAAACCCGAAATGTCGACCAACAATGCAGCAAGTGGTGAACCGATTTGAAGAGGGCAGGCGAGAACCAACTAGGCCTTTGCACACCATTGCTGTG contains:
- the LOC113759040 gene encoding protein FAR1-RELATED SEQUENCE 5-like, which encodes MDCNKLVEDRTPELEMEFNSEEDAHKFYNNYAFKTDFNVCKDYLNKDKDGVTTSRRYSYCKEGVKRKYEGDVMPKRTRAPTKTGCGTKMVIVLLREIMKYRVHDLILEHNHELHIA
- the LOC113759041 gene encoding MDIS1-interacting receptor like kinase 2-like is translated as MDVVCSGFVLLMILPIAPVAIAGAAKESAVNLLEAEALRKSGWWGDNTTATNVSAYCQWPGIICNDAGSVTDILLPNYGTLDELTNFSFSSFRNLVRLDLSGNELYGVIPQQIGALSKLIYLNLSSNHLRGELPSSLINLTHLAQLDVSVNWIDSLIPPGIGNLTSLVALDLSHNYFEGSIPPTLGQLSNLNSLDLSNNILKGTIPSALCRLTNLSQLDISFNYNVGGSLPEEIGQLKSLIELKLSSNQFYGSIPPTLGHLSKLTSLDLRGNELYGAIPHQIGALSKLTYLILSSNKLEGELPSSLGNLTQLAQLDVSSNWIESLIPPGIGNLTNLVTLDLGQNSFGGPIPPTLGQLSNLDSLDLSNNHLNGTIPLALFNLTNLFRLYIHSNPAMGGVLPEEIGNLKSLVELDLSNSRFSCSIPPTLGQLSNLDSLDLSNNHFNGTIPSALFNLTNLSRLYIHSNPSMGGFLPKEIGNLKSLFELDFSDLHLSGALPSALCGLTKLAFLSGAENQIYGSIPSEIGNLKNLEYLFLGSNWLTGQIPPTLGNLSALVNLNLSSNQISGSIPLGLVNLPSPAILDLSSNQLTGPIPTQFGDDILKSEWYLWTLNLSHNILSGTVPSSLLRLGNVDLSNNALEGELPCELVIEFGLERFAGNPDLRHDSTLCGVSPSVMGNHTPVVVGNHRHRTLYYIIGLGVTLLVFAITGRLVIYIRCFKKVKVELMDNKHGDIFRIWNYDGHMAYKDIIKATNDFDVCYCIGTGGYGSVYRARLPSGKVVALKKLHRLEGENPNFDKSFRNEADMLSKIRHRNIVKLFGFCLHKRCMFLIYEYMDRGSLFCILRDETEAVELDWIKRVNLIKGIAGALSYLHHHCDPPIIHRDVSSNNILLNSQLEATLSDFGTARILELDSSNQTVIAGTFGYMAPELAYTMVVTEKSDVYSFGVVVLETLFGEHPREFLSCISSQPNEPIMLKDLLDARLLPPTNPFVVRNVVLATALALDCINANPKCRPTMQQVVNRFEEGRREPTRPLHTIAVNQLVSPPELSLPDQTYTVV